The Edaphobacter flagellatus sequence CGGTTAGCTGATTCGAGCAAAAGGATTATCAGATGGTTTGGACGGGATCAACTTTACGCGTGGCCGCACTGGTTGTCGCGCTTTTTCCGACAGGGATTATCGGGATGGAACCTGTCGCTTTCGCACAGGCTTCTGCAGCGTCGCCTGCCACGCGACAGATCGGCACAGTAAAAGCACTATCGGGTAATACGCTGACCCTGGCTGCGGATGGTGGAGCGCAGGTGTCGGTAACGGTTGCCGATGGAGCGAAGATTCTGCAGCTGGCTCCGGGCAGCACGGATTTGAAAGCGGCGCAGCAGATCACGCTTGGTGATATCACCGTGGGTGATCGTGTACTGGTGACAGGCAAGGGCGCAGACGATGGCTCGTTTGCTGCGGCGCGCGTGATTCTAATGAAGTCGGCGGATATTGCGCAGAAGAACGAGCAGGAAAAAGCGGACTGGCAACGCCGCGGATCGGGCGGCCTGGTCAGTGCTGTCAGCGGATCGACGATCACAGTGACGTCAGGATCGAAAAAGATTTCAGTCGAGACGAGCGGGACGACAAAGTTTCGGCGTTATGCTGCTGACTCGGTGAAGTTCGAAGATGCGAAGCCGGGGACGTTGGCGCAGATTCAGGCAGGCGATCAGCTTCGGGTTCGTGGCGATAAATCCGATGATGGAACGACGATCCAGGCGGAGGAGATTGTCAGTGGATCGTTCAAGAATCTTTCTGGAACTCTGGCGACCGTCAATGCTGCGTCTGGAACACTGACGTTGAAGGATCTTGCAACGAAGAAGATGGTGACGGTGAACGTTACCTCAAACTCCGATCTTCGCAAGCTTCCTCCCGAGATGGCGGCCCGCTTTGCTGCGCGCGAGCGTGGAGGAGCGGCGGCGGGTGCAAATGCGGTGGGAGGAGCCAAGCCGCAGGGCGGTGGAGCTGCCGCACCAGGTGGCGCTGCGAGCGCGGGTTCTTCCGCTGGTCGTGGACCTGGAGGCCCTGCTGGACCCGGTGGGCCTGGAGGCGCAGGGCGTGGCGGCGATCTTTCGCAGATGTTGTCGCGTCTGCCAACGGAGACGATCGGCGATCTGAAGGTTGGGGAAGCGGTGATGGTTGTCGCTTCCGATTCGGGTGGTTCTGCGTTGACAGCGGTCACGATGCTGTCGGGAGTTGAACCGATTTTGGCTGCGGCGCCAAGCGGCGCTCCGGCAATGACGCTCTCGCCGTGGAATATGGGCGGCGGCGGTGGCGCGGATGCTGGTGGACCACAGTAAAGAGCGCGTAAGGAACGAACGCGTAAGAACGCAGAACAATCAGGTTTCCTCATTGAAGGAGAAGTAATGGCATTACGTGGAGTGATCAAGCTCTTTGTGTATCTTTTCGTCGCTTTGGCGCCGGTTGCCGCGATTGCGCAACAGCCGGCCGGTGGTTCGGTGCATGGCACTATTGTTGATCCAGACAGCGCGTTGATTCCCGGTGCGACGGTGACGCTGACTCCTGCGAAGGGTAAGCCGGTGATCGTGCAATCAAAGAGCGATGGAACCTATACCGCGCAGGGTTTGGCTGCAGGCACGTATTCGATGACGGTGACAATGAATGGCTTTGCTGCTTTTGTGCGCGAAGGCGTTCGCGTTGCAGCGGGCCAATCGGTGGCGGTCGATGTCAAGATGGCGCTCCAAACCGATACGCAACAGATCCAGGTCACGGCGCAGAGTGCGCAGGTCAGCGTGGATTCGGACAGCAACGCCAGCTCGACAGTGATTAAGGGTAAGGACCTGGACGCGTTGTCGGACGATCCAGATGAGTTGTCATCAGAACTTTCAGCGCTTGCGGGCCCTGCTGCAGGACCGAATGGCGGCCAGATTTATGTCGATGGATTCACCGGCGGCCAGCTTCCTCCGAAGTCGTCGATCCGCGAGATTCGTATCAATCAGAAT is a genomic window containing:
- a CDS encoding DUF5666 domain-containing protein, translating into MEPVAFAQASAASPATRQIGTVKALSGNTLTLAADGGAQVSVTVADGAKILQLAPGSTDLKAAQQITLGDITVGDRVLVTGKGADDGSFAAARVILMKSADIAQKNEQEKADWQRRGSGGLVSAVSGSTITVTSGSKKISVETSGTTKFRRYAADSVKFEDAKPGTLAQIQAGDQLRVRGDKSDDGTTIQAEEIVSGSFKNLSGTLATVNAASGTLTLKDLATKKMVTVNVTSNSDLRKLPPEMAARFAARERGGAAAGANAVGGAKPQGGGAAAPGGAASAGSSAGRGPGGPAGPGGPGGAGRGGDLSQMLSRLPTETIGDLKVGEAVMVVASDSGGSALTAVTMLSGVEPILAAAPSGAPAMTLSPWNMGGGGGADAGGPQ